A portion of the Calothrix sp. 336/3 genome contains these proteins:
- the rplS gene encoding 50S ribosomal protein L19 translates to MNTQEIIRSIEAEQLKSNLPDIYVGDTVRVGVKIKEGEKYRIQPYEGVVISMRNGGINETITVRRVFQGIGVERVFLVHSPRIETIKIIRRGKVRRAKLYYLRKRVGKATRIKQRFDRSL, encoded by the coding sequence ATGAACACTCAGGAAATTATCCGCTCCATCGAAGCGGAACAACTCAAATCCAATCTACCCGATATCTATGTCGGTGACACCGTCCGTGTTGGTGTCAAAATTAAAGAAGGCGAAAAATACCGTATCCAGCCCTATGAAGGTGTGGTGATTTCCATGCGTAACGGTGGCATCAACGAAACCATTACGGTTCGCCGTGTCTTCCAAGGTATCGGTGTCGAACGTGTCTTCCTCGTTCACTCTCCCCGCATTGAAACCATCAAAATCATCCGACGTGGTAAAGTTCGTCGGGCTAAACTTTACTACCTCCGTAAGCGTGTTGGTAAGGCGACACGGATTAAGCAACGCTTTGACCGCTCACTGTGA
- the secE gene encoding preprotein translocase subunit SecE, with the protein MAKKNEAEMPEATSGVNVTNFFQGLKEEFEKVVWPSRQQLVSESAGVLLMVTLSAALIFLVDKFFTWAAQQVF; encoded by the coding sequence GTGGCTAAAAAAAATGAAGCAGAAATGCCAGAAGCCACCAGTGGAGTCAATGTCACTAACTTCTTTCAAGGACTCAAGGAAGAATTTGAAAAGGTTGTCTGGCCCAGTCGCCAACAGTTAGTCAGTGAATCAGCTGGCGTATTACTCATGGTGACGCTCTCCGCAGCTTTGATATTTTTAGTAGACAAATTCTTTACTTGGGCAGCACAACAGGTGTTCTGA
- the nusG gene encoding transcription termination/antitermination protein NusG: MTSATDESSDLTLQSEESADSTSDIYKESRWYAVQVASGCEKRVKTNLEQRIQTFDVADRIFQVEIPHTPAVKIRKDGSRQHTEEKVFPGYVLVKMIMDDHVWQVVRNTSHVINFVGAEQRRGGSGKGRGHVKPVPLGHAEVERIFKQTAEQEPIVKIDMAAGDKIIVLSGPFKDFEGEVIEVSPERSKLKALLSIFGRDTPVELEFNQVQKQS; the protein is encoded by the coding sequence ATGACTTCTGCAACAGACGAAAGCTCAGATTTAACGTTGCAGTCGGAGGAATCAGCAGACTCAACGAGTGATATTTACAAAGAATCTCGTTGGTATGCAGTGCAAGTTGCCTCTGGCTGTGAGAAGCGTGTCAAAACGAATTTGGAACAGCGTATCCAAACCTTTGATGTCGCTGACAGGATTTTTCAGGTAGAGATTCCCCACACGCCAGCAGTGAAAATCCGTAAGGATGGTAGCCGTCAACACACAGAGGAAAAAGTTTTTCCCGGTTATGTCCTAGTCAAAATGATTATGGATGACCATGTGTGGCAGGTGGTACGTAATACTTCCCATGTGATTAATTTTGTGGGAGCAGAGCAGAGACGAGGTGGTAGCGGCAAAGGTCGCGGTCACGTCAAACCTGTACCCCTAGGTCATGCGGAAGTAGAGCGAATCTTTAAGCAGACAGCAGAACAGGAACCAATTGTCAAAATTGACATGGCTGCTGGTGATAAGATAATCGTGCTGTCTGGTCCATTCAAAGATTTTGAAGGTGAGGTAATTGAAGTCAGCCCCGAACGGAGCAAACTCAAAGCCTTGTTATCAATCTTTGGCAGGGATACACCAGTAGAATTGGAATTTAATCAGGTTCAGAAACAAAGCTAG
- the rplK gene encoding 50S ribosomal protein L11, whose protein sequence is MAKKVVAVIKLALNAGKANPAPPVGPALGQHGVNIMMFCKEYNAKTADQAGMVIPVEISVYEDRSFTFVLKTPPASVLITKAAKIERGSNEPNKKKVGSITTEQLRQIAQTKMPDLNANDIDAAMKIIAGTARNMGVTITD, encoded by the coding sequence ATGGCAAAAAAAGTCGTAGCGGTCATTAAGTTGGCTCTGAATGCCGGAAAAGCCAACCCAGCACCGCCAGTTGGTCCTGCTTTGGGTCAACACGGTGTGAACATCATGATGTTTTGTAAGGAGTACAACGCCAAAACAGCTGACCAAGCTGGGATGGTGATTCCTGTGGAAATCTCCGTTTATGAAGACCGGAGTTTCACCTTTGTACTCAAAACACCTCCTGCGTCGGTATTAATTACCAAAGCAGCTAAGATTGAGAGAGGTTCCAACGAACCGAATAAGAAAAAAGTTGGATCCATTACAACAGAGCAACTACGGCAGATTGCTCAAACCAAAATGCCCGACCTCAATGCCAATGACATTGACGCGGCAATGAAAATTATTGCTGGTACAGCCCGTAACATGGGTGTAACAATCACCGATTAG
- the rplA gene encoding 50S ribosomal protein L1, with protein sequence MARKISKRLQALVAKVEDKDYAPLEALQLLKDTATAKFPEAAEAHIRLGIDPKYTDQQLRTTVVLPKGTGQVVRVAVITRGEKVAEATSAGADIVGSEELIDDIQKGMMDFDKLIATPDVMPQVAKLGKLLGPRGLMPSPKGGTVTFDLAGAIAEFKAGKLEYRADKTGIVHVMFGKAAFAPEDLLVNLKALQESIDRNRPSGAKGRYWRTMYISATMGPAIRIDVGALRELKTTEVA encoded by the coding sequence ATGGCAAGAAAAATATCAAAACGTTTGCAAGCGCTCGTAGCCAAGGTAGAAGATAAAGACTACGCGCCTTTAGAAGCATTACAGCTGCTGAAAGATACAGCAACAGCCAAATTTCCCGAAGCAGCAGAAGCCCATATTCGCCTAGGAATTGACCCAAAATATACAGACCAACAGTTACGGACCACTGTTGTTTTGCCCAAGGGAACGGGACAAGTTGTTAGAGTCGCAGTCATTACCCGTGGTGAAAAAGTAGCAGAAGCTACCAGTGCGGGTGCGGATATCGTTGGTTCGGAAGAATTAATCGATGATATTCAAAAAGGCATGATGGACTTTGATAAGTTGATTGCCACCCCCGATGTTATGCCCCAGGTAGCCAAGTTAGGTAAATTACTTGGTCCCCGTGGATTAATGCCATCACCCAAGGGTGGTACTGTGACCTTTGACTTAGCAGGGGCGATCGCCGAATTTAAAGCAGGTAAATTAGAATATCGGGCAGACAAAACAGGTATCGTTCATGTTATGTTTGGTAAGGCGGCTTTCGCCCCAGAAGATTTGCTGGTAAACTTGAAGGCGTTGCAAGAGTCCATTGACCGTAACCGTCCTTCCGGTGCCAAGGGTCGTTACTGGCGCACCATGTATATTTCCGCAACCATGGGACCTGCCATCAGAATTGATGTTGGTGCTTTACGCGAGCTGAAAACAACAGAAGTAGCTTAA
- the rplJ gene encoding 50S ribosomal protein L10 — protein MGRTIENKKEIVAELKQSLSESTLALVIDYQGLTVSEISDLRRRLRTSGSTCKVTKNTLMGIAIQDDEQWQAMSELLSGASAFLLVKEDISSAIKAYQDFQKASKKTQLRGGVMEGRLLKEADVKALGDLPSKEQLMAQIAGAINGLATKLAVGINEVPCSLARALQAVADKEKGEG, from the coding sequence GTGGGTCGAACAATAGAAAACAAAAAAGAGATTGTGGCGGAACTCAAGCAAAGCTTGAGCGAGTCAACTTTAGCTCTAGTCATTGACTACCAAGGGCTAACAGTCTCGGAAATCAGCGATTTAAGAAGGCGTTTGCGGACAAGTGGCAGCACTTGTAAAGTGACAAAAAATACCCTCATGGGCATTGCCATTCAAGATGATGAGCAATGGCAAGCCATGTCGGAATTGCTGAGTGGAGCCTCAGCTTTCTTGTTAGTTAAAGAGGATATTTCCTCAGCTATCAAAGCTTATCAAGATTTCCAAAAAGCTTCCAAAAAAACCCAACTTCGCGGTGGCGTGATGGAAGGTCGTCTGCTGAAGGAAGCAGATGTTAAAGCTTTAGGAGACTTGCCTTCCAAGGAACAACTTATGGCACAAATTGCTGGTGCTATCAACGGTTTGGCTACCAAGTTGGCTGTGGGAATCAACGAAGTTCCCTGTTCTTTGGCGCGTGCTTTGCAAGCTGTTGCTGACAAAGAAAAAGGTGAAGGTTAA
- the rplL gene encoding 50S ribosomal protein L7/L12: MSATTDEILEKLKGLTLLEAAELVKQIEEAFGVSAAPAAGGMMMMAAPGGAAAAEPVEEKTEFDVILEEVPADKKIAVLKIVRELTGLGLKEAKDLVESTPKAVKEAIAKEAAEDAKKRIEEAGGKVAIK, from the coding sequence ATGTCTGCTACAACTGATGAAATTTTGGAAAAGTTGAAAGGTTTGACTCTCCTCGAAGCTGCGGAATTAGTTAAACAAATTGAAGAAGCTTTCGGCGTAAGTGCTGCTCCTGCTGCTGGTGGGATGATGATGATGGCTGCTCCTGGTGGAGCTGCTGCTGCTGAACCCGTAGAAGAGAAGACTGAATTTGATGTCATCCTGGAAGAAGTTCCTGCTGACAAGAAGATTGCCGTTCTCAAGATTGTCCGTGAATTGACAGGTTTAGGTTTGAAAGAAGCTAAGGATTTAGTAGAGTCCACACCTAAAGCAGTGAAAGAAGCTATTGCCAAGGAAGCTGCTGAAGATGCTAAGAAGCGCATCGAAGAAGCTGGTGGTAAAGTTGCTATCAAGTAA
- a CDS encoding serine/threonine-protein kinase, whose amino-acid sequence MQMLLNNRYRVIQTLGGGGFGETFLAEDTQMPSQRRCVIKQLKPIQDNPQVYQLVQQRFQREAAILEDLGDRSEQIPRLYAYFSENNKFYLVQEYIEGQTLTALLKQQGTVSESTVKSILVSILPVLEYVHNRGIVHRDIKPDNILLRYADGKPVLIDFGAVKETVQTVVTPSGNTQSIVIGTPGFMASEQSVGRPMFASDIYSLGMTAIYLLTGRLPQEWGTDPATGAVLWRQYANVTPNFANILDQAIQFSARDRFVSAREMLEAIQAEGSVSSRIPLTPPTTPYTQPPQAHYPTHPPSSHPDNTLALTPPAPPAAIPATPGNQNTNAGKNPLVLAVILAGGIIAASVVISSALNNNKSVTETATVPTPATTTPATVATTPPTENTPSVIKPTRRQPQVITSPIAPQEPVEATETPVTTQTESPEPIDSTTEASPQPTQTPENTPTPIATITPTTEPQTEQPAPDNFIRNYYGTINQGDLQTGWNQLAPEYQSRRKLHPKGYKSYTQWWSGQVQNVQVQGVDLVETNSETATVDAQVKYVMKNGQEIPERVRFSLTWDTTSNRWLIADARRR is encoded by the coding sequence ATGCAAATGCTGCTCAACAACCGCTATCGAGTCATTCAAACTCTAGGGGGTGGTGGATTTGGTGAGACTTTTCTTGCTGAAGATACCCAAATGCCATCTCAAAGACGCTGTGTGATTAAACAGCTCAAGCCCATTCAAGATAATCCCCAAGTTTATCAGTTGGTGCAGCAGCGCTTTCAAAGAGAAGCGGCAATTTTAGAAGATTTAGGCGATCGCAGTGAACAAATTCCCCGCCTCTATGCCTATTTTTCCGAGAATAATAAGTTTTATCTCGTCCAAGAATACATCGAAGGGCAAACATTGACTGCACTGCTCAAACAACAAGGAACAGTCAGCGAAAGTACTGTCAAATCAATTCTGGTAAGCATTCTCCCAGTCTTAGAATACGTTCATAACCGGGGTATTGTTCACCGTGATATCAAACCCGATAACATTCTCCTCCGCTACGCCGACGGGAAACCAGTTTTAATTGATTTTGGTGCAGTCAAAGAAACGGTGCAAACTGTAGTCACCCCCTCCGGAAATACCCAATCCATCGTGATTGGTACTCCCGGTTTCATGGCAAGTGAACAATCCGTCGGACGACCGATGTTTGCTAGTGATATCTATAGCTTAGGGATGACAGCAATTTATTTACTCACTGGTAGACTACCCCAAGAGTGGGGTACGGATCCAGCCACAGGTGCAGTACTTTGGCGGCAATATGCAAATGTCACACCAAATTTTGCGAATATTCTCGATCAAGCTATTCAATTTAGTGCCCGCGATCGCTTTGTCTCTGCACGGGAAATGCTAGAAGCAATTCAAGCAGAAGGTTCCGTCTCTTCCAGGATTCCGCTCACTCCTCCCACCACACCCTACACCCAACCTCCCCAAGCTCATTACCCAACCCATCCCCCCAGTTCACACCCAGACAATACCCTTGCCCTCACTCCCCCTGCTCCACCCGCAGCAATCCCTGCAACACCAGGAAATCAAAATACCAATGCAGGTAAAAATCCCTTGGTTCTGGCTGTAATTTTAGCTGGGGGAATCATTGCCGCATCAGTAGTTATTAGCTCTGCACTCAATAACAATAAATCAGTTACAGAAACTGCGACTGTCCCAACTCCCGCTACCACTACACCAGCAACAGTAGCAACTACACCACCAACAGAAAATACTCCATCCGTTATTAAACCAACAAGGCGACAGCCCCAAGTGATTACTTCGCCCATTGCGCCCCAGGAGCCTGTAGAAGCGACAGAAACCCCTGTCACCACACAAACTGAATCTCCTGAACCTATAGACTCTACAACCGAAGCCAGCCCTCAACCCACTCAAACCCCAGAAAATACTCCCACACCCATAGCGACTATTACACCTACTACGGAGCCACAAACAGAACAACCTGCACCAGACAACTTTATTCGTAATTACTACGGCACTATCAACCAAGGTGATTTACAAACCGGTTGGAATCAACTGGCACCAGAATATCAAAGTCGGCGTAAACTACACCCCAAGGGCTATAAATCCTATACTCAATGGTGGAGTGGTCAAGTGCAAAATGTGCAAGTACAGGGAGTTGATTTAGTGGAAACGAACTCCGAAACAGCCACCGTTGATGCTCAAGTTAAATATGTGATGAAAAATGGGCAAGAAATCCCCGAAAGAGTTCGTTTTAGTCTCACATGGGATACGACAAGCAACAGATGGCTAATCGCTGACGCCAGAAGAAGGTAG
- a CDS encoding Sll0314/Alr1548 family TPR repeat-containing protein, translating to MKKISNSFSKRLPGTLVKFLGVTSLTLLTTLSLNIVSSPSDAADPFRTKDTRKIGDRTEAAFKAIFLRGNYTAAEGLLQEAISKEPDEPLAHAMKASLAYTNKDWSGLETYSQKTLAAAQKLTSSDPLRGYLYTSVGYFLEGAVILRREGTVNGATQALNKLKQVYEYLDKAEAIAPEDPELNLLKGYMDLMLAVNLPFANPEQAIDKLEKNSAPQYLTYRGIAIAYRDLKRYNEALEYVNRTLTITADNPEVYYLKAQILRAQANKDNDKKIMQEAIVNFDKALSKKSQLPSGLIRQIEKESRNARKTLGN from the coding sequence ATGAAAAAAATATCTAATTCTTTTTCTAAAAGGCTACCTGGGACTTTAGTGAAATTCTTAGGTGTGACTAGTTTGACTTTGCTAACTACCTTGAGTTTGAATATTGTTAGCTCTCCTAGCGATGCTGCTGACCCTTTTCGGACTAAAGATACTCGTAAAATTGGTGACAGAACTGAAGCTGCATTCAAAGCAATTTTTTTGCGAGGCAACTACACCGCAGCTGAGGGATTATTGCAGGAAGCTATATCTAAGGAACCTGATGAACCTCTAGCTCACGCAATGAAAGCGTCTTTAGCTTATACCAACAAAGATTGGAGTGGTTTGGAAACCTATAGTCAAAAAACCCTGGCAGCAGCGCAAAAATTGACGAGTAGTGACCCGTTGCGAGGATATTTATACACATCTGTGGGATATTTTTTAGAAGGTGCGGTAATTCTGCGTCGTGAGGGAACTGTTAACGGGGCAACTCAAGCACTGAATAAGCTGAAACAGGTTTATGAATATTTAGACAAAGCTGAGGCGATCGCTCCGGAAGATCCAGAATTAAATCTCCTCAAAGGATATATGGATTTAATGTTGGCGGTAAATTTACCCTTTGCTAACCCTGAGCAAGCCATAGATAAGCTGGAAAAAAATTCTGCGCCCCAGTATCTCACCTATCGAGGAATTGCGATCGCCTATCGAGATTTAAAACGGTATAATGAGGCACTAGAGTATGTCAACCGAACTCTAACTATTACTGCTGACAATCCTGAAGTCTATTATCTCAAGGCACAGATTCTCCGCGCCCAAGCGAACAAAGATAATGACAAAAAAATCATGCAAGAGGCGATCGTTAACTTTGATAAAGCCCTTAGTAAAAAATCTCAACTACCTTCAGGTTTAATTAGGCAAATCGAAAAAGAATCACGCAACGCCAGAAAAACCTTGGGAAATTAG
- a CDS encoding ABC transporter ATP-binding protein: MLYLRNLVYHPTACPHAILQSTNLDLPTQQLGLIIGPSGSGKSTLLEILSGLAEPTSGGVFWREQPLIAEQLQQLAGLVFQFPERHFCGGTILEELRLGHPELGSEKVRQALSEVGLEHLSLSSSPHALSGGQQRRLALAVQLIRQPSLLLLDEPTAGLDWSMRRQLVNLLAKLKQDWTLLVVTHDAGDLLAIADRCWTLKHGQLESVEPLTLQTQSQEAVTAI, translated from the coding sequence ATGCTCTATCTCAGAAACCTAGTTTATCATCCAACTGCTTGCCCTCATGCGATTCTCCAATCTACGAACCTGGACTTACCAACCCAGCAATTAGGTTTAATTATTGGACCCAGTGGTTCTGGTAAAAGTACTCTCCTAGAAATTTTATCTGGATTGGCAGAACCAACCTCTGGAGGTGTATTTTGGCGAGAGCAACCACTGATTGCAGAACAGTTACAACAGTTGGCAGGTTTAGTGTTTCAGTTTCCCGAAAGACATTTTTGCGGGGGAACAATTTTAGAAGAATTACGGTTAGGACATCCAGAGTTAGGTTCCGAAAAGGTAAGACAAGCTTTATCTGAGGTAGGTTTAGAGCATTTATCACTATCATCCTCACCCCATGCTTTAAGTGGGGGACAACAAAGACGGTTAGCTTTAGCTGTGCAATTAATTCGGCAACCGTCTTTATTATTGTTAGATGAACCGACAGCTGGTTTAGACTGGTCTATGCGGCGACAGCTAGTCAATTTGTTAGCAAAGCTCAAGCAAGACTGGACATTATTAGTAGTCACCCATGATGCAGGAGATTTGTTAGCGATCGCCGACCGTTGTTGGACTCTCAAACATGGACAATTAGAATCGGTAGAACCCCTGACACTACAAACCCAGTCCCAAGAAGCGGTAACGGCAATTTAA
- a CDS encoding peptidase domain-containing ABC transporter — translation MKYAQVLQHTEEDCGAACLASIAKYYGRIFTLNQTREVVGTGQSGTSLLGLKQGAETLGFHARTVKTSPEILNRMHEAPLPAIIHWQGCHWVVLYGKNGRKCVILDPAVGIRYISQKELAEGWEDWITLLLEPDPVKFYSQPNAKISGLGRFLKHAWGYRGTISQAFILNAILGLLSLSSPFLLQILTDDVLVRGDTKLLTTVALSVMAMTLISSVLELIQSSLIANFAQRLELGLILEFGRQILRLPLAYYESRRSGEITSRLQDVQEINSLISQVVVSLPSQFFIAIISFAFMTFYSWKLTVMAVIVAIFMTVSTVIFLPALQKKTRDVLVTEAENQGVLVETFKGALTLKTTTSAPQFWNEFQNRFSRFGKLSLDTIQIGIINGAFASFISAIGGIALLWFGGNLVTNSAENLSIGQLLAFKSMNDNFLGLISTLIKFVDEFTRVKTATQRLGEVIDATPEDVGDENKPTARLSCDSEIEFSQVNFHYPGRTELLSEFSLTIPGGEVIALIGKSGCGKSTFAKLLTGLYQPQSGNIRIGLYNLQDLSLDSLRQQVILVPQEAHFWSRSIIDNFHLANANASFEEIVSACKIAEADEFINKLPEKYQTILGEFGANISGGQRQRLAIARAIVSEPAILILDESTAGLDPVSESQVLQKLFNYRRGKTTILISHRPRVISYADYIVYLENGRVKNHGTQEYLKTQRGGHLDFLI, via the coding sequence ATGAAATATGCTCAAGTTTTACAGCATACAGAAGAAGATTGTGGTGCAGCTTGCCTTGCTTCTATTGCTAAATATTATGGGAGAATCTTTACTTTAAATCAAACCAGAGAAGTTGTAGGAACTGGACAATCAGGAACTTCTTTATTAGGTTTAAAACAAGGTGCAGAGACATTAGGATTTCATGCACGAACGGTGAAAACATCACCAGAAATTCTGAACAGAATGCACGAAGCTCCATTACCAGCAATTATTCATTGGCAAGGTTGTCACTGGGTAGTTTTATATGGAAAGAATGGTCGTAAATGTGTAATTCTTGACCCCGCAGTGGGAATCAGATATATTTCTCAAAAAGAATTAGCTGAAGGTTGGGAAGACTGGATAACTTTATTATTAGAACCAGATCCAGTTAAATTTTATAGTCAACCCAATGCCAAAATCAGTGGTTTAGGAAGATTTCTCAAACATGCTTGGGGATATAGGGGAACTATTAGCCAAGCTTTTATTTTAAATGCTATTCTCGGTTTACTTTCCTTATCATCACCATTTTTATTACAAATACTCACAGATGATGTCCTAGTCAGAGGTGACACAAAATTACTGACAACAGTTGCATTATCTGTTATGGCAATGACTCTAATTAGCAGTGTTTTAGAGTTAATTCAGTCCAGTTTAATTGCTAATTTTGCCCAACGCTTAGAATTAGGGTTAATTTTAGAGTTTGGCAGACAAATTTTACGTTTACCCCTTGCTTACTATGAATCTCGTCGCAGTGGAGAAATTACCAGTCGTCTGCAAGATGTACAAGAAATCAATAGTTTAATATCTCAAGTTGTTGTCAGTTTACCTAGTCAATTTTTTATTGCCATTATTTCTTTTGCTTTCATGACTTTTTACAGTTGGAAGTTGACAGTAATGGCGGTAATTGTGGCAATTTTCATGACAGTATCGACAGTAATATTTTTGCCAGCACTCCAAAAGAAAACTAGAGATGTTCTAGTGACAGAAGCAGAAAACCAAGGTGTGCTAGTAGAAACATTTAAAGGTGCTTTAACCCTAAAAACTACCACATCTGCACCACAATTTTGGAATGAGTTTCAAAACCGCTTCAGTCGTTTTGGTAAATTATCCTTAGATACAATTCAAATTGGTATTATTAATGGAGCTTTTGCCAGCTTTATTTCTGCCATTGGGGGAATTGCTTTACTCTGGTTTGGTGGTAACTTAGTGACAAATTCGGCAGAAAATTTAAGTATTGGGCAGTTACTAGCTTTTAAATCCATGAATGATAATTTCTTGGGTTTAATTAGTACTTTAATTAAATTTGTGGACGAATTTACCCGTGTGAAAACTGCTACCCAAAGGTTGGGAGAAGTAATCGATGCGACACCTGAAGATGTGGGTGATGAAAATAAACCAACTGCTCGTCTTTCCTGTGATTCAGAAATTGAATTTAGTCAAGTAAATTTCCATTATCCCGGTAGAACAGAATTATTATCAGAATTTTCCTTAACCATACCTGGTGGAGAAGTGATTGCTTTAATTGGAAAGTCTGGTTGTGGTAAAAGTACATTTGCTAAATTGCTGACTGGACTCTATCAACCACAATCTGGGAATATTAGAATTGGATTATATAATCTTCAGGATTTATCTTTAGATAGCCTCCGTCAACAGGTGATTTTAGTTCCCCAGGAAGCACATTTTTGGAGTCGCTCAATTATTGATAATTTCCACTTAGCAAATGCAAATGCGAGTTTTGAAGAGATAGTAAGTGCATGTAAGATTGCCGAAGCGGATGAATTTATTAATAAGCTACCAGAAAAATATCAGACTATCCTAGGAGAATTTGGAGCTAATATTTCTGGGGGACAAAGACAAAGATTAGCGATCGCTAGGGCAATTGTCAGTGAACCTGCCATATTAATTCTAGATGAATCAACCGCAGGACTTGACCCCGTGAGTGAAAGTCAAGTTTTGCAGAAACTATTTAACTATCGTCGAGGAAAAACCACGATTTTAATTAGCCATCGTCCCAGAGTTATTAGCTATGCGGACTATATTGTGTATTTAGAAAATGGCAGAGTCAAAAACCATGGAACTCAAGAATATTTAAAAACCCAAAGGGGAGGACACTTAGATTTTTTAATTTAG